In a genomic window of Ipomoea triloba cultivar NCNSP0323 chromosome 3, ASM357664v1:
- the LOC116014312 gene encoding protein SPEAR3-like: MSYYGERNLGNHERTAAAAASSSRKSKKSNSEKPKTPQRGLGVAQLEKIRLHSQMGCAYHLPATSLHHNPFAANLSQEDMRLQTAYNSSSSSSSYACLPAFQTMMGNDMERANIRFGDSQPSSTPSWHPGTVYEPQQYAQPNMTRHFLNLQVEDSIEKKRKKDRSDSMGSGSQNSDQCNGSQELDLELRL; encoded by the exons atgagTTATTATGGGGAGAGAAACCTAGGAAATCACGAAagaacagcagcagcagcagcatcaTCGTCTCGGAAGAGCAAGAAGAGCAATTCGGAGAAGCCTAAAACGCCCCAAAGAGGTCTTGGGGTTGCCCAGTTAGAGAAGATTAGATTGCACAGTCAAATGGGTTGCGCTTATCATCTCCCTGCAACTTCTCTTCATCATAACCCTTTCGCCGCTAATCTCTCCCag GAGGACATGAGATTGCAGACAGCTTATAATTCCtcgtcttcatcatcatcttatGCTTGTCTTCCTGCCTTTCAAACCATG ATGGGAAATGACATGGAAAGAGCAAATATCAGATTTGGAGATTCCCAACCTAGCTCAACCCCAAG TTGGCATCCTGGCACAGTCTATGAGCCCCAACAATATGCACAACCAAACATGACTAGACATTTCCTCAACCTACAAGTAGAG GACTCGAtcgagaagaagaggaagaaagacAGAAGTGATTCAATGGGTTCAGGTAGTCAGAATTCTGATCAATGCAATGGGAGTCAAGAATTAGACCTGGAGCTCAGATTATGA